GGTGCCTTGAGTTTGTCGGCATACAAATAGTGGAATTAGAAATATGAGAGAATGAATGAatccaaatcaaatttaattaaaCCCAGTCATCATTCTTCATCAAGCAGAAGAAAACACGAAAGGCACTACTCATCTTGGTCTGTATCtattcaaaaagaaattaatgtcTGACAAAAAAATCCAAGCACTAATAATTCGCGTAACTAAAAATGCAGAGCTGAACTTGGACCCGCATGGAGTACAACTAAGTTTTAATGTATAACTAAGTGGCTAAGCAGATCCTTTGGAAGCCAATCAACAAAATATTCTTTCACGTTTAGTATCTTTGAATGCTAAACTGGATATTCTAATGAAAACAAAAGGGTAAACATTGATTAGGATAAGGATCCTCTCATGCTTCACCTGAGAGAATTTTCGTTGAGAACTAAAAGGTATAATCCATTCGCACATTTTCTCTTCTATCTCAATTTCAGTCACTTTCTCTTCCTATCTAATTTTTATTCTATCACATCTCTTGTATATCTCTATATCTCTCATAAAGCGTAACAAGTGTTAAAAAGGATTATTTCTCAGCCGACAGCTATAGTCGGTTTGGCTaccattacaaagtatgaaaatgagGAAATAACACATCCTGAGACACTTgctagttcaaaaaaaaaatgtttcaagatgttttgttttctctttttatactTACTAATGGTAAATCAAATGAACTCCAAGACGTGTAATTGATGCCGACCTAGATATTAGAGATGATATGACAGGTGATATGTAATCATAATTAACGACATCAACGGAAGGCCTGTGACATCACTATTTCTACATTGCTTCAAAGAGAAAGGTACACCACAGCCATGATACAAATAACATTATGTTCGCTGCTTTGCATCATGATAACCCATCAACGTGGTTGAAcagtcatttttttttatgaaattccAACACCACCTTCTCCCCTTTCCCCCATAACAGAAACAGAATCTTTACCCCAGATAACAGGAAGAGACAAAAGCAAACCCAAAACAGTCATAATAAATGCCATTCAATTTACATGGTCTAAACATATCATCAGCCCATGGCATATTTCTGGGTCCAGCTGCGAGCAGTGGCCTCGTACTTGGCCCGGTCGGTTTTGTACATGTGAGCAATCTCTGGCACAAGCGGGTCATCAGGGTTTGGATCAGTCAGCAGTGAGCAGATCGAAAGCAGTACCTGGTATGCCAAACAAAACACGATAAGAAAGTTCACTATCTGGATTCCTCTTAATATCAGCATGAGACATGAGTTTCACTCACATACAACAATTTTAGAAAACTACTAATCATATATTGAACAAAAAATCTAAAGACATGTTCATTCTTGAAAACAAGATTTCAAATTCTTACACAACATATTAAGGAGGACAATTACCAATAGCAGAAACAAAATTCATGCAACGTAGGCCATACCAACCGGGCTGCACCATTAAAAAATATTCTACCCCACCATCTAATCAAGATGACACTCGACAGTAGGTAGACCAACCAGACACAGCTAAAAGTCTCAGTCTTGTTATCCTACAAAATTAGAACTAGTAGTCTCAATGGTTTTTTCATTTTACCACCTAATTAGTTTAGTCTCTATTTTAAAAGACATTAAAAGCAGGAAAAAAACTCAGGATAGTAGGAGAGAACAAAGAAATGCCCACAAAACAGAAGTAATTCCTGGAGGAAAGTGAaaagtcaaagaaaaaaaatatttggctGAAAAAGTAGGGCTGGTGGCCAGAAAGTGCAGCATAGCTGAAAACTACACGTAGCCAGAATCTTGCTGGTGAGCAGAGGTCTGACAGGTTTCGGTCAAATGAAGATATTAAGACAGTGAGAGGAACGAACAAATAGCCTGTTTAATGTTAGAATTTGAAGGTTTATACACAGGTTCTCCCCAATTTCACAATAGCAGCCAAAACTCTCGGAAAGGCTGCAATTTCCGGCACGCTACAGCAGTCGCAACAGAAACACAACATGACAAGAATGAAAGAGCAGACACCAGCTGCAACGAGACACCACTCGCTAGAGACTACTATATTCAATAATATCTTGAATTTAAGGATATAAAGTTCAGCCTTCACAGACAATACATTCCCTGAGTAAAAacttaaaagtgatttttgggCGTCATAAAAGCTTataattcaaaattttcatgaaaaaaatcCAAATTCAATCACAACAAATCTAAACAACATGAAAATATCTAACAATTATAGCAACAAAGAAGAACTTAGATGATTTAAATTAGCCTAGATTATACCATACCCATCATTATTTTTTCAAAGTTAAACTATTTCAATATACAATAATCACACCcctaaaaacaaataaaagaggAAAATGATAAAACctatttaaaagtaaatttacCAATTTCAATGCACAAACAATAACCAGACAGAGCCCCACACAACCCCAAAAATTGGAGGGAAAGAAAGCCAAACCTTTGAGATGGTAAGCGCAGGACTCCACTGTTCCTTCAGGATATCAAGACAAATGCTACCGTTGCTATTGATGTTCGGGTGAAAGACCTTAGTCCTAAATGCAACCTGGTTGAGATAAGGTCGTTAGATATTTTCATTCCATTTAAGAAACAACTGAACGCCTCAAAATTCTCAGCTATTATCACACCATAATAATGGTTATAGACATTACCTTAGGGGGCTTGAAAGGATAATCAGGAGGGAAATGAATAGTAACAAGAAATACACCTCCAGCATATGGACTGTCAGCAGGACCCATAATTGTCGCTTGCCAGTGGAACATGTCCTCAGCAACTGGACCTGCAATAAACAAAAAACAATCACTTAGACAAGAACTTGCAGATACCACAAATATGCACCATTCAAACTCAATAACAAAAAACACActgaaataaacaaaaacatCACTGACATGTGCATTTGCAGATACTACAAACATTCAGCATCCAAACACAATATAACAACACActgcaattttaaaaataaaaaacactgaCATGTTCATTTTCAGATTCTAAAACTAATAAGCATTCAAACACAATATTGTAACACACTCCATCACTACCACCAACAACATCAAACACCGCACTTAAACAAAAAAACATCAATGAGAGAGGCATTTGAAGACACTGTAAACAGGCACAATTCACACTCAATAACAACATGCACAGCAGCGGTACACACACCACCCCCAATACTTAAATACCTGCGATAAACAAAAACATCAGGTCTTAAAGACAGGCATGTATAGACACTATAAACACGCAGCATTAACACCCAATAACAAAAAACACAGACTAAGAACAAGgcaataaaacaaaaacatcacAAAGACAGGCTTCTGCAGACACTATAAAATGCAGTATTGCGTGCGCACACACGtacacccaccaccacccacaacAACAGATACctgtaattataattaaaacatCGCTAAGACAGGGCATTGGCAGACCCTAAAAACATGCACCATTCAAACTcaacagcaaaaaaaaaaaagcaatgcTCACGCAAACACACACACCCACCAGCACCCACATCAACAAATACCTGCAATAATAGAAATAACATCACAAAGACATGCCTTTAGCAGACGCTAAAAATATGCAGCATCCAATATCAGCAAAACAACACACAaaatcaccaccaccaacaacgAAATCACACCAAGCAACCGTATcatctaacaaaaaaaaaccatatcCACATGCTCGATTGAGGTAAAATTAAGAAAAGGGTACCGGCGCTGCAAGAAGTAGGCGGGTCTTTCTGCAAGTCCTTCAACTCCTTGAGGATGCGCTTGGAAGCCATGAATTCGAGGTAGCGCTTTCAGATCTGGACAAAAATCGGGATCAGAAcagaaaccctagaatcaaaaattcagagagagagagagaggggttaCCTGAGAGCGGTGAGGGTGAGGGAAGATTAGGAATGAGAGATCCAATCAACAAGAACAGAACGTGAATCTCTCACCTTCCCAAATCCCAAACCCTTGTTCTTCCGAAACGAAGAAGACGAAGAAGCTGCTCTCACGAAGAAACAACGATACCCAGAAACCAGAGAGGGTCTACGCTATGATATAtacgatatatatatatatatattgacacCAAATGACTGTCTTgtccttttcttctttctttattcTCCTCTTATCCCTCTTCTTGATTCCATCTCCCAATAAGTGTGACAAATCCAATCATTGGTTAGAATttatattatgattttttttagatTATATATTGTCTTATTTAGTGGCCTCTAATTCAAGATATCATCTACTTAAAATCATTCTAATGAATACTAATAGTCAGCTAGATTTGCTGTTTAGATCGTATATAAAGGCAATCTTAAGTTGAGTTAGAATCATTCATATGTGGTAGCAATTAATTTTAAGTCGAGTAGGATTATTATTTGGTTGACATATACAAAGTCCGAATGAGATatgtttgattttaaaaaagaaaggaGCAAAGATGATccgaaaaacaaaataaaatttgtagAGTTTTCAGTTCTAGAAGTCTCGCCCAACATCATGTTACACGCTAAGAGCATCAAACTTAGTAATTGAAACCTTAACATGAGAAGAGAAACACTCAAATCAAACTCACTCAGGCTTAGTATCATTATTGTCTCTCACTAACTTTAATTTATCTCAATTCGCACCAAACCCTAAGGCATATAGTGTCGTGGTGCCTCAGTCGTATTGCGTAAGAGGTCGAGCGTCTTGTCATCATACTGCGTAAAAGGTCGAGAAAAAAGAGTGACTAACATCATACTACATAAGAGATCAATAGTCGTGTCACCTCAATCGTGAAGTGACTGTTACGACCATTGTTGGTCTCCACGCTCCACCTTTTATGTTTCACACCCCAATTGTCGAGAGTCTAGGTCATCGTTCTACATTTGGGTCTTTATCGTAGAGATCCAACTAGTTAATTATCAACATTTCTTCGCTGAAGCATCTGCTTATATTTGACCTACGATTTGAACGATGTCTATGAGTTAGATTTTTCACATCTTACTTaattaaaatcatttattttCTTGCACCATGCGTCCATgcttacttttttttatcttttattgatttttttggtTATGCTTGTTTGAGATGTAAcattttgtttatcttttattCGTTATGCATGGGAGAAACTAAGGAAGACATTTGAGTTGTTGAGGTCTCGACAAGAGAAGGAAAGCCTTAAAGATTGAGTTGTTGAGGTTCTTGAGGATTCGATCGAGTTGTTTAGGTATAAGAGAAGGAGAAAACGAAACTAGGAGTAGGAGGATAAGAGGTGATCATCAATCAAAGGGAGCTTCCACTTCATTCTACCCCATAATCTCCTTGATTAACCTTAAAATACCCTATGTCAAATTAAGAACTTAAACATAACCAAGTGAGTACTCATAAGCAGCACTAGGTGCCTTCATTTCTCCAGCAAGGAAATTCTCTTGCGTTCAAGTATTGTTGTCaatgcctcttcaggcattcCTGAGTATTCTTTCACCATTGTTTCTCCATGCAAACCAAGTATTCTTTTGTCACTGTCTCTTTAGTCATTAACAAGTATTTTTAAGACTTCCCCTTAAATAATCTTTCACAAGATCATTTCCTTCTATAGATTTCTCTTCTTTTAAGAGTGATAGTAGATACAATTCGGTCCATGAATCATAAAGTATTATGGTATGAGGTTTGACTCTAAGCATATACTTTATGTTCTTTTACATGAGAGATTTAGATGaaagatttgacttttaggaaaACTTCTCTTCATGTTGAAGCAGAAAACGAAGATGATCTTTTCTAATTTGTGAACCAAAGGCTTCTTTCTTGTGAGCACTAAGGCTTCTCACTTGTGAGCATTCAAACTATATTCTTTTTTAGCACTTAAGCTGTTTCTGCAAGTCTTCATATCTTCCCTTTATACTTCTGAGTCTCCTGTGGGAGAAAGATAGTTGTTGGAGTGTGTTCTTCACAAAGCTTCTAGCTGTTGGATCAAACAGTGCTTTTGTATACTTGATGTAAGttgcattaaatgcatgacaCTGTTTAATGAAGATCTTTTGCCCATAAAGGTGTATTCTGACAACTAGTAGGTGGCATAAGTATGAGCTTTCTATCCGTTGGTATGAAGATGTGATAATCTGATAGTGACACCATTATACTTTCCCTTTGTACATTGTACTTTGTCAGAGCATGTGATCTTGTCTTTCAAGACTTCTCTAAGAAGCTATTCTGAGCTCTTTTCTAATTTGATTGCAACGGTCATTCTTCAGATACTGCAACTTTCCTTCTATGATAGACTGTGTTTCATTCAGACAATTTGCTACCATCGTTCTTCTGCTTCATTTGTATTTCTCTTCTTCAGACGATCTACTTTCATCATTCTTCTGCTTCAGTCGTATTTCCTTTCTTCAGACGATCGTTCTGCTTCACTCATTCTTCATTCAATCTTTCTATTGGTCATTTATATCTGGATGATAACCTTTGACCAATCACTTGTAGCTTCTTCTCACGAACTAGACTTGTCCTGAGAATATGTTGACTGATGAAGATAGATAAGATTAGGCATCGGCTTTACTCcaattcttcatttcttgcttgagagagaaagggagagctttgataatgacaattttgtGCTTGTTTCCTTTATCAAAGTGTTTTGTAAAGTATCACGTGATTCTTTGCTcttgactttctcctcaagaatgTCAGGGAGATATTTCAATTTGAATATGTCACTCGTTCTTTGACATTGTTGCCATTTGTCAGCTTTGAGATAGACGTTGAATGTAGTCTTCTCAAACGATCTGATAGCTTTGATTGATCTTGCATGAGTTGTCTTGAGACTTGTGACTCTTCTTCTAAAGACGTTCTTGATGCTTTGGCATTACTTGTGCTTGCTTGTAACGTCTTTTGCCATTGTCTAGCATTTAGTCATCAAACGATGAGGGATGTGAAGCATAATTGTCATTTCCTGAAATATAATTCACATGAAGTATTTTAACTATTacacttatactcttgaaaattgttatcattcaaaatatgataattaatgtatctagcgtttgaacttaactcTATGATAAACATGGAGCAAGAAAATAAAGAAGTAAACATGGAGCAAGAAATGAAtatctgattaaaaaaaaaaagtaaacatGGAGCAAGAAAATATAAGTATTCAAAGTAGTGCGAGACAACAAGTATATATTCAAATGTTCAACTTAACTTCTTTTATTCATTGATGACCCGGAATTTAAGgttattttcctagtttatttgcatgcattttaatgtaTTATTTAAGTTATTTTAATCATTTTAGGACATTCTAGAcctatttcatgcattttaatatttttatttagttttagtatttttctacattttatattattttctagattttattaggatttaaattagctttatattctatttaattattattaggatttatttaatttaatttaggattagataagtttattttaagttgttatcttatttttattttgctttattgttattttaggagaagatttgagaagaaagaaaaaatcaggaaaaaaaaaggaaaaagaaaagaaatccgCAGCTTTAATGGGTTCCGTTCCAGTGTTCCGCGCGTCCAGGAGTTTATGGTGTGCCCGCGCATCTGATCAAGCCAACTAGCAGCCCCACTGATCAGCGTTCAACCTCGTGAGGGTGCACCGTGTTACGGTGCACGCGACTGCACCGGATCATCAGCTTCATTAGAAAAGGACAAAAACGCACAAAACACGAAAATCACTATAAAATCAGATTTTAACCTATTTTTCGAGGACCTTTAGTTCATCTCTCTTCTAAacctaataaataaataatttcggaAGATATTGAGAGCAGCTTGAGCCTTCTTCCCTGGAGTTAACCCTAGCACCActtggagctttttgaaaactctttttatttcaataatttatttgatgatggAAGTCATGTTTGGCTAAACCTCCGTAGGTACCTGGGGTGTCTGGTTTGACTCTTCTGATCTTATGTTTTGATATATTTTTAGACTCatgatttctattttatttatgaattcttcagccttttatcattgaatctttatgcatgaggattgattttgttattttatatgCGATTGAGAAATCGGTAGAAAATAGAGATCTGGTGAGGAATTAATTAGGAACGCCTACGCTTAGAGATAAAGGTAACTTCTAATTGTGTTGGCTAGTAactaagtactttaattctccaatTGAATTCGTCTAGGAACTTAAAGATTAGTGTTAGCAGTTTAATTGGAAGTTTTACATAGTTAAGAGATTATCACCTAGAAACTTAGGCAAACACCATAAATAAGTTAGATAATTCATGATTTAATTAGTCTATTAAGAACATGAGTGAGATTGATGAAATCCTACCCCAGGTATTTCCCCTTTTGATTGTTCTCAATACTTTGCAACTATTTTCCTTTAAATTCTACGACTTTAAGTTTACGCTCATCCCCAACATCAATTATTCACCCCCAAACCTTTTTAGTTAGTCTTTTTAGTGATTTAATAGGCTAGATTAATTTAGACAAGTGCAGTCCTTAAGATCGATATTTTATTACTACTTAACGAATATGTACACTTACCTCGAAGTTATCATTCATCTTAAAGAAGTAAACAGGGAGCAAGAAAATAAAggatacaccctccggtcacgattataagcaaaagttagttttgtaggttcatttaataaatgatgtatgtgaccattttaatgactacatacatcatttattgaatgaacctaaaaagctaacttttgcttataatagtgaccggatgATGTATTAATTAAGAACATATGGAAAATCTAACTCTTAGACATTGTCAATTCCTAGGTTCCAACAATGATTGGTGCTAGGTATTTTTTGGGATTGATTGTGAGTGAGCCTTTCATCTATGGTTGATACTTAGGTGATTCCTAATGATGAAAGTGAGAATATTTATACCATAATTACAATGAGAcccaacatatttttttaatttaaatcttTTTAAGAGGAGTGAAAATAAAAGATATCTGGGCTTACTAAGAGAAACATAGCCCAATTATTTATTAATGTaacaaaattgtttttttttttattttcacctAAACTAAACAATCAACTTCTTCataaacattttctttttatttttttaatgagccCGGATAGAATTAGGACATGACAGTAATCAATCATCATGATTTAAACACTCAAAGTATCATCAATCAACTCTCATTTACCTAACTTCTATATGTACATCTCTCTTATCGTCACATACATTTCTCTTCTCGTTTAAGGTGTATATACGCTCGCTGATTTATACACTTATCTCTCCTTAACAAATTAAAATCTCTAGATCACTTGAGGCCCTTTGAATCATTAACATTTGTTTCATGTCACGACAGTATGAATCCAACATCTCATCTTGATCTACAACATCATCCTTCGATATGTTGATAGTTATCTTTCTCAAGACTCTCCAAGTAGTGATGAAATAAGTAAGCACACAAATCTCATTCATTGATCTTTTAAATCCCTTAATCTCCACCTCTCTAAGAGTATATACCATGCATGGATAAGCTCTTGCATGATCAGTCCAAAACCTCTCAAGGTTAAAGTTGTCTGGTAACTCATAATCCTAAAAACATAAACAACAAAAATTTAGCTACTAAATGCACACATAAAGACAAAACAACTTAAACACATAAAAAAGGGTCGGTTGCTTTGCATGagatttctttataaaataatatttaaatattatatttatcccacttaaaattttcatataattttatcCAATTAgacattttttattatataattataacAAAGTAAAAACTTGTCTTTGTAATgtgatattaatattatagtGTTTAAAATTAGTATTGGTAGGCCACAAAAAATGGAAATAGTTTTTTCTAttgatttgaaattcaaaatttctaataaatttatttgtcatataatcaatatcattaattgatttaacttttttatttttttactggTTAATGGTTATTACAAAGTTACTAAAATAACATAAATTTGttatttattaaattcaaaaaatattttcagaaatttattctttttagtaatttaaaaaattgaatttaataCAAATATATAATTTCGAATATGCAGTAATGGTAATGGAAATtttgaaatcaattttattcccatatttctaagttaaaatttgaaattaatactatccaaaaaaatttaattttaattttaaaaaaggtGGAAACTAATATTTATAACATGTTGACAATAAGTTACGTATTGGAAATAAAATCATATAATTATAACAAAgtaatgtatcaaaaaaaaagtaaaaacccATAATTTAAAAccttttattaatattataattttttaaattatccaATTTAGTATTGGTAGGCCGAAAAAAATgggattttttttgttgatttgaaattcaaattttataataaattatttatgacATTATCAACATCATTACTTGATTAATGACTATTACAAAGTTACTAAAATAACATACATTTGttatttattaaattcaaaaatattttctaaaattaaatCATTTAATCTAATTTTAtagtaatttaaaatttgaaattaatacAAATTTCTAATTTTGAATATGTAGAAATGgtaatggaaatttcgaatTTAAGTTTATTCCTGTATTTCAAAGTCAAACTTTGAATTCAATTCTAtccatatatttttaatttaaattctgAACAAAGGTGAAAACAACTATTTAGTATTTATAACATACATGTTGACAAAAAGTAATGTAATTATAACATTGTAAAGACTGCCatttataattttgttattAATTCCTTGGTTAACATGATAGTCCCGGCTTTCATGTATAAATGAAGGGATACAACAGATGTTAGAAATGGCCACTATTATATTCTTGGACGATATTTCAATTGTTGAAATTTTCGTTTCGTCTCTTTCATTGCTGCACTCTTTACTCTCCATTATTCTTTCCTTGATACCGTTCAAGGAAGCGGTAAGAACCTCAATCCTCTCTAAAAGTTGGATAGATGTTTTTAAGTCGATATCCAACATTGTTTTTGATGAAGTGTATTTTGTGAAAGATGGTCAAACTTATCGAACCAGACAAGCTCAAAGAAAGGCTTTTCTAGAGTTCATGAGGCTTTGGATTGATAATCACACAGAGACTCTCATTGATAAGTTCTCTTTGAGATTATCAATGCCAGGAAAAGCTAAGAGGGTTGTGAGAAAATGCATTGCCTTCGCCACAAAACACGGGGTGAAGGAGTTGAGTTTGGAATTTTGTGATCCAATGTTGGATTATTATTTTACAACTAGTTCTATTAATCATGTGGCGTTGTTTGAATTGCCGAGACATGTTTATGGCCACACTTGCCTCGAATCTTTGAAGTTGTTTTCATGTAGCTTTATTGAGACTCAGTTAAGCCACTCAAAGTAATTTATTTGGGTTGGATGGAAGTGCAGCTCAGTACTATTAAGGCATTATTGTCAAATTGTGAGGCGCTTGAAAGTTTAAGTCTCAAGAGGTGTTGGAATTTAGATGACTTTGATCTAAGGGAGGAGAACCGAAAGTTGAGAAATTTGGTCGTGGACAGATGCATGTTTAGAtccaataatatttattttatagtCAATGCTCCAAACTTAAGACATTTCTATTATTCCGGGTTGAATAATAACTTTTTGGTCATAGACGTACGCTCCCTTGTTATGGAAGAGGAAGTTATTGAGTTCTGCATTGAGTTTGAAGGACACACTCTTTTTCTCTACAAGTTAGTGGAAGATATCTCAGGTGTTAGTGTTTTGACTGCGTGCAATTACTTCCTTCAGGTATGTTATATCTTTTTTCTTTGGAATATAGTGATTTTTTCGTTTGGCTCCACTAAAACATGTAATAAGAAAATTATACTGTCTAACATGTTGTGTTGATTTAATATGCAAAGGTTATTCCCACTGGCGGGTGTTTTCTCTGAATGTCACGTAGCTTGAACGTGAAGAGTTTGATAATGGAAACCTCTTTGGATCAAAACGAGTTCTTAGGAATCACGTTCTTACTTAATAGATGCTTTGAATTAGAGCATCTCACTATCAAATTGAGTCACCGAAAGAAATATGTGGTGAGTATTTCATAGATAACTTTTTTGGAGAAGATGATATGAAAGTGGGATAATTATAATATTTGAATATTactattctaataaaaaaaatcccaTGCGAAGCGACTGTCCCTTTTTGTATGTGTTTAAGTGGTTTTGTCTCTATGTGTGCATTTAGTAGCTAAGTTTTGTTGTTTATGTTTGTAGGATTATGAGTTACCAGACAACTGTAACCTTGAGAAGTTTTGGACTGATCATGCAAGAGCTTATACATGCATGGTATATACTCTTAGAACGGTGGAGATTGAGGGCTTTAAAGGATCAACGAATGAGATTCATGTGCTTACCTATTTAATCACTACCGAGAGAGTCTTGAGGAAAATAACTATCAACATATCAAAGGATCATGTTGCAGATCAAGATGGGATATTGGATTCATACTTTCGTGACATGACAAAAATGTTAATGATTCAAAAGGCCTCAAGAGATCTAGAAATTGTAATTTGTTTAGGAAAAACATGTGTATAAACCAATGAGCGTATATACACCTTAAGCAAGAAGAAAAAGGTATATGAAAATAAGAGAgatgtaaaaataaaattaagctaAATGGGTTGAGTGTTAAGTCATGATGATTGATTCGCTAATGAATGTTTGAGAGTactgttatttttttaaaataaagttgctttaatttttctttaattatataattttatgGTGCTTAATTGGTTGTTAAAACTTATCATGACCAACTTTACACTTGTAAggatcaatatttttttaaatcagaCCTGTAATTGTACCGGTTGAAGCACATGGTTTGAGGTTCAAAGGTTTAGTTGTGGTCAATCCTTGAATAATAATTCTTAAAAGCATATACTATGTATTatcataaaattataattaatatcataactttattaaaaataattaaagttACATATTATTTATAATGATTATTAGTTTGGGATAAGCATTTGAATTTGTGTAGTCTTTGGATAATTTCTCAAGATAGGCATTTTGTAAAGTCTTCATAATAATATTTCAAGTATGGTGATTTATTTGATGCTGTTATGATTTACATAataactagatattatacccgtgcgttgcacaggTTTCTTTACAACATTcttaacattaaataacaatgattatagtttaaattattacataaatattaaaatatttttatcttaaaagaaataataataattgtgttcaacatttcaatcatttcaaaaaaaaggagttttcaataaatattattagagttctctttgcaaataaattaatattactcaaatttaataattaatatttgatAATCGGCATtggatcattttaaaaaattaattatttatttatttaataatgtgaaaaatattattaaaaaacaaattaataagttattaataaatattatgaaaaaattaagcaataagtttttaatgccatcaaaaaagttgttttaccattttttcGTACTTTTTACAAAGAAAGTCATTTTTAGGACACAATTTCCCAAACAGGTTTACACATGTTAAAATTGAGAAAAGGAAAGTAATGTCATATTTTTCAACTATTATAAGATATAAGTAC
This is a stretch of genomic DNA from Lotus japonicus ecotype B-129 chromosome 1, LjGifu_v1.2. It encodes these proteins:
- the LOC130728101 gene encoding ubiquitin-conjugating enzyme E2 28; translation: MASKRILKELKDLQKDPPTSCSAGPVAEDMFHWQATIMGPADSPYAGGVFLVTIHFPPDYPFKPPKVAFRTKVFHPNINSNGSICLDILKEQWSPALTISKVLLSICSLLTDPNPDDPLVPEIAHMYKTDRAKYEATARSWTQKYAMG